One Maribacter cobaltidurans genomic window carries:
- a CDS encoding sugar phosphate isomerase/epimerase family protein, whose amino-acid sequence MKRRKFISKTTAAGVGVTFLGAYACKEAKKEEQSVTEPDESSGMEEPFFELSLAQWSLHKNIREKGMDPYTFAEKAKNWGFTGLEYVSQLYDPELSDANYSEEAMAAFIEKSNAEAKKHGMKNVLIMIDRQGELAVSDETERNETVEKHKKWVDAAAAMGCHAIRVNLSGSNDPEEWKKNSVDGLTKLATYAKDKNINILVENHGGLSSNGALHAEVMKMVAMDNVGTLPDFGNFCITRKPDSWDCAESYDKYKGVKELMPYAKAVSAKSNVFDANGNEENIDYVKMLQMVKDNGYTGFIGVEYEGNELSEEEGIIATRDLLLKAAKEVV is encoded by the coding sequence ATGAAGAGAAGAAAATTTATTTCCAAAACCACAGCGGCGGGAGTAGGAGTCACCTTTTTAGGGGCTTATGCCTGTAAAGAAGCAAAAAAGGAGGAACAATCTGTTACTGAACCTGATGAATCTTCCGGTATGGAAGAACCCTTCTTTGAATTATCTCTGGCGCAATGGTCGCTACATAAAAATATAAGAGAAAAGGGAATGGATCCGTATACATTTGCGGAGAAGGCCAAAAATTGGGGATTTACAGGCTTGGAATATGTAAGCCAATTATATGATCCGGAATTGTCCGACGCTAATTATTCTGAAGAAGCTATGGCCGCTTTTATTGAAAAAAGTAACGCCGAAGCCAAAAAACATGGTATGAAAAATGTCTTGATCATGATTGATCGTCAAGGTGAGCTTGCGGTAAGTGATGAAACGGAACGTAATGAGACCGTGGAAAAACATAAAAAATGGGTAGACGCCGCCGCCGCAATGGGATGCCATGCCATTCGTGTAAACCTTTCCGGCAGTAATGATCCAGAAGAATGGAAGAAAAACTCCGTAGATGGTCTAACGAAACTGGCTACCTACGCCAAAGATAAAAATATCAACATCTTGGTGGAAAACCATGGCGGATTATCCTCGAACGGAGCGTTGCACGCCGAGGTAATGAAGATGGTGGCTATGGACAACGTTGGTACATTGCCCGATTTTGGAAATTTCTGTATCACCAGAAAACCCGATAGTTGGGATTGTGCGGAGTCCTACGATAAATATAAAGGTGTAAAGGAACTTATGCCTTATGCCAAGGCAGTAAGCGCAAAGTCCAATGTATTCGATGCCAACGGTAACGAAGAGAATATAGACTATGTAAAAATGTTGCAAATGGTCAAGGACAACGGTTATACTGGTTTTATTGGAGTGGAATATGAAGGTAATGAGCTCAGCGAGGAAGAAGGTATCATTGCGACCAGGGACTTATTGTTAAAAGCGGCAAAGGAAGTGGTTTAA
- a CDS encoding Gfo/Idh/MocA family protein, which translates to MPKKIRLGILGGGGDSLIGVLHRVASHINDNYQITGAVFNPNYEDNVAFAKEIDIPLNRVYKDFDTLVEEEMKLPEDERIQVCSVLTPNFLHFPMAKKLLDNGFHVICEKPMTTTLEEAKILLEAQQKSGAVFALTHTYTGYPMVRQMREMIKAGALGKIHKVDARYYQGWINEIIHDKDKRNSVWRLDPKKAGISSCMGDIGVHAFNMVEYTTGLKVKSLLCDFNYLYDDNQMDVDGTVLIRMGDNVKGVIRGSQVATGEENGLAIRIYGEKGAFVWEQENPNFLYKLSDTEPVQIYKPGHAYNTELSLDGTKLPPGHPEGIFDSMANIYLGAARAIRGEKYNDGEFPTIIDGVRGMDFIISTVESNKNGNTWVNLED; encoded by the coding sequence ATGCCAAAGAAAATTAGATTAGGAATTTTAGGAGGAGGAGGAGATTCTCTTATTGGAGTATTGCATAGGGTAGCTTCCCATATCAATGATAATTATCAGATAACGGGAGCAGTTTTTAACCCTAATTATGAGGATAATGTGGCTTTTGCCAAGGAAATAGATATTCCCCTGAATAGGGTCTACAAGGATTTTGACACCTTGGTAGAGGAAGAAATGAAATTGCCGGAAGATGAACGTATACAAGTATGTTCCGTGCTAACCCCTAACTTCTTGCACTTTCCAATGGCCAAAAAGTTATTGGACAACGGTTTTCATGTTATATGTGAAAAGCCTATGACAACTACTTTGGAAGAGGCTAAAATTTTATTGGAAGCGCAACAAAAATCAGGTGCTGTATTTGCTTTGACACATACCTATACGGGTTATCCTATGGTACGCCAAATGAGGGAAATGATCAAAGCCGGTGCTTTGGGCAAAATACATAAGGTAGATGCGAGGTACTATCAGGGTTGGATCAATGAAATAATCCATGACAAGGACAAACGAAACTCCGTCTGGAGACTGGACCCCAAAAAGGCCGGAATAAGTTCTTGTATGGGTGATATTGGGGTGCATGCATTCAATATGGTAGAATACACTACCGGTCTTAAAGTAAAATCGCTTTTGTGTGATTTTAATTATCTGTACGACGACAACCAAATGGATGTAGACGGTACGGTACTCATTAGAATGGGAGACAATGTTAAAGGAGTTATTCGTGGTAGTCAGGTTGCTACGGGAGAGGAAAACGGACTGGCCATTCGTATTTATGGCGAAAAAGGAGCTTTTGTCTGGGAACAGGAAAATCCCAATTTTCTTTATAAATTAAGTGATACGGAACCTGTACAGATTTACAAACCAGGACATGCGTATAATACCGAACTGTCTTTGGACGGAACTAAATTGCCACCAGGACACCCTGAAGGTATATTTGATTCCATGGCCAACATCTATTTGGGAGCTGCAAGGGCGATACGAGGAGAAAAATATAACGATGGGGAATTCCCCACGATTATAGACGGTGTAAGAGGTATGGATTTTATTATTTCTACAGTAGAATCAAATAAAAATGGAAATACTTGGGTGAATTTAGAGGATTAA
- a CDS encoding tetratricopeptide repeat protein: protein MSWTILSFNLIQSQKVPDQFKNKVNELISKAPKTYEEIDGFLRSSRKDTSLMRYTIKESIEHDYIDGRIYALNQLGRVYRDISNYPKALELFQEALKLSIETDNLEFRIYSLNMISVVYRRTEAIKSALDYSQEALELAETVEPENRSKGLKRSINVSLNSIGNIYQLLEQYDLAIDKFKESMKLEEELDNPLGLAINYQNVGECYEAQAKLEPALESFQKSLSYNREINSEKGKIICNYSIAHVYVHLKRMDEALTLLTSSLERAKVLGDQEIIASILNNLGWANLNVGDYTKAESYLQEGLNIAKSYNFPSEIAEANKFLSELWMKKNDFKKAMDFYKESKKYEEQVTNNLNVRYVNDMILRYEAEKQIDQLKTLEEEVKNQAITLRKNKTILLVTFIALALVGGILYILYRQYQLSSEKKLLTLEQTMLRSQMNPHFLFNSLNSIKLYIINNEKKNAVHYLNKFSKLVRKILEASSQREIPLSEELETVELYMNIENIRFSNEIVFKINIEDGIDVHNVKIPSLILQPFLENALWHGLSSKEGEKNITLDVLKGPEGFIKIAITDDGVGRDAAEKIKERKVLKRKSVGIDITKERLANFSKDYQNSFHVEIIDIYDEHNQPSGTKIMLHIPTI, encoded by the coding sequence TTGAGTTGGACAATCCTGTCCTTCAACCTCATTCAATCACAAAAGGTCCCCGATCAATTTAAGAATAAGGTCAATGAGTTGATCAGTAAAGCTCCAAAAACCTATGAAGAAATAGATGGTTTTCTTAGAAGCTCCAGAAAGGATACTTCATTAATGCGGTACACCATAAAGGAATCCATTGAACATGACTACATCGACGGCCGAATATACGCCCTAAATCAACTTGGCAGGGTCTATAGGGACATATCCAATTACCCAAAGGCCCTCGAGCTTTTTCAGGAAGCCCTCAAATTATCCATAGAAACAGACAATCTTGAATTTAGGATTTATAGCCTAAATATGATCAGCGTTGTATATAGGCGTACCGAGGCCATTAAATCTGCACTGGACTATAGCCAAGAAGCCTTGGAACTCGCAGAAACGGTGGAACCGGAAAACCGTTCAAAAGGATTAAAAAGAAGTATCAACGTGTCCTTAAATTCCATTGGCAACATCTACCAATTATTGGAACAATATGATTTGGCGATAGACAAATTTAAAGAATCCATGAAATTGGAAGAGGAGCTTGACAATCCCCTTGGCCTAGCCATAAACTACCAAAACGTTGGCGAATGCTATGAAGCACAGGCCAAACTGGAACCCGCCTTGGAAAGCTTTCAAAAATCACTGTCGTACAATAGGGAGATAAATTCAGAAAAGGGAAAAATAATCTGTAATTACAGTATTGCACATGTATATGTTCATCTAAAAAGAATGGATGAGGCATTAACATTGCTTACTTCATCCCTTGAAAGGGCAAAAGTCCTAGGGGACCAAGAAATTATAGCCAGCATTCTCAACAATCTGGGATGGGCCAACTTAAATGTAGGTGATTATACCAAAGCGGAATCCTATTTACAAGAGGGACTCAATATTGCCAAATCCTATAATTTTCCATCCGAAATTGCCGAGGCCAACAAATTCCTTTCGGAATTGTGGATGAAAAAGAATGACTTTAAAAAGGCAATGGATTTTTATAAAGAGTCCAAAAAATATGAGGAACAGGTTACCAATAACTTAAATGTTAGGTATGTCAATGATATGATTCTAAGGTACGAGGCGGAAAAACAAATAGATCAATTAAAAACCCTAGAGGAAGAGGTAAAGAACCAAGCCATTACCCTACGCAAAAACAAAACGATTCTACTTGTAACGTTTATCGCTCTTGCTCTTGTTGGTGGAATTCTTTACATTTTGTACCGCCAATACCAGTTAAGTAGCGAAAAGAAACTTTTGACCTTAGAGCAGACTATGTTGCGAAGTCAAATGAATCCCCATTTTCTTTTTAACTCATTAAATTCCATAAAGCTCTATATTATAAATAATGAAAAGAAGAATGCGGTCCATTATCTAAATAAGTTCTCCAAACTGGTTCGGAAAATTCTAGAGGCCTCTTCCCAAAGGGAGATTCCACTCTCAGAAGAATTGGAAACCGTGGAATTGTATATGAATATCGAGAATATCCGTTTTTCGAATGAAATTGTGTTCAAAATCAATATAGAGGACGGTATTGATGTCCATAACGTAAAAATTCCATCGTTGATTCTTCAACCGTTTTTGGAAAATGCACTCTGGCACGGGTTATCATCAAAGGAAGGAGAAAAAAATATCACTTTAGATGTCTTAAAGGGACCTGAAGGCTTTATTAAAATAGCCATAACGGACGACGGGGTTGGGCGGGATGCCGCTGAGAAAATAAAGGAACGAAAGGTACTGAAAAGAAAATCCGTGGGAATAGATATAACCAAAGAGCGATTGGCTAATTTCTCCAAGGATTATCAAAACTCCTTCCATGTGGAAATAATTGATATCTATGATGAGCATAATCAGCCCTCTGGCACAAAAATAATGCTACATATTCCCACTATTTAA
- a CDS encoding ASCH domain-containing protein translates to MENTSARNMWGDYLDKHLEDAFHEAPEVIHFCDNETDANNCAELVKNGIKKATTDSLLGLQYRNEPLPKIGDFKVVTNWKGEAQCIIQLTSVKLKPYFSIDASYAQLEGEGDKSLEYWKKTHWDYYTRELEPFGRVPRESMILVCQEFERIF, encoded by the coding sequence ATGGAAAACACCTCTGCCAGAAATATGTGGGGAGATTATCTGGACAAACATCTTGAGGATGCCTTTCACGAAGCACCTGAAGTGATTCACTTTTGCGATAATGAAACCGATGCCAATAACTGCGCTGAATTGGTAAAAAATGGTATTAAAAAAGCTACAACCGATTCTCTTTTGGGTCTGCAATATAGAAACGAGCCATTGCCAAAAATAGGAGACTTTAAAGTGGTAACCAATTGGAAAGGCGAAGCACAATGCATTATACAGCTCACCTCCGTTAAGCTAAAACCCTATTTTAGCATTGATGCTTCCTATGCACAACTGGAAGGAGAAGGCGACAAGAGTCTAGAATACTGGAAAAAGACCCATTGGGATTATTATACTAGGGAACTAGAACCTTTTGGCCGCGTACCAAGGGAAAGTATGATCTTGGTATGCCAGGAGTTTGAGAGAATATTCTAA
- a CDS encoding DinB family protein — MKAFFNELFDYNFFCNKRIITQSIELQKVPDNTQKLFSHILNAHHIWNSRINGNTAEFNVWDIHDTKDWSDIHYENQRSSFEIITNADSFEKRIDYENSEGRLFTNNLKDILFHIINHSTNHRGQIAVDFRNNGLEPLVLDYVFYKR; from the coding sequence ATGAAAGCATTCTTTAACGAGTTGTTCGATTATAATTTCTTTTGTAACAAAAGGATAATCACCCAAAGTATCGAATTGCAAAAGGTTCCTGACAATACCCAGAAACTTTTTAGTCATATACTAAATGCCCATCATATTTGGAACTCACGTATTAATGGGAATACGGCCGAATTTAATGTTTGGGATATACATGATACTAAGGATTGGTCAGATATCCATTATGAAAACCAAAGGAGTTCCTTCGAGATTATTACAAATGCGGATAGTTTTGAAAAACGTATAGACTACGAAAATTCAGAAGGTAGGTTATTCACCAACAATTTAAAAGATATACTATTCCATATCATTAATCATTCCACCAATCACAGAGGGCAAATTGCAGTCGATTTTAGAAACAATGGTTTGGAGCCGCTGGTCTTGGACTATGTGTTCTATAAAAGATAG
- a CDS encoding GMC oxidoreductase yields the protein MSKFYYNEEQESYDAIVVGTGISGGWAAKELCENGLKTLVLERGRMVKHIEDYETANKDPWDFPNGGVATKEIIEQQPKQNRTGYTTSQASHMWFVNDLEHPYNETKRFDWMRGYHVGGRSLQWGRHSYRWSDIDFEANKRDGIAVDWPVRYKDIAPWYSKVENFIGVSGEALNLPQLPDSDFLPMMELNCVEQHVREKVAENFGGRVITAGRVAHITGDKKFDGRTKCQFRNRCIRGCPFGGYFSSLSSTLPAAEATGNMTLRPDSIVHEIMYDPDTKRATGVKVIDRVTKEAYEFKSKVIFLCASAIASTSILMQSKSDRFPNGMGNDSDQLGRNIMDHHLGVGATGKFDGFEDKYYKGRKPNGVYIPRFRNLGGDSDRKDYIRGFGYQGGASRGNWEDIVSELSHGKSLKEAITKPGGWTFGIGGFGEILPYEENRFTLDYDKKDQWGLPTVTFDAEFQENEYNMRKDMQESAVEMLEKSGLRDVKGHDNKDSQAIGLGIHEMGTARMGRDRKTSVLNGNNALHDVPNVYVTDGSFMTSANCVNPSLTYMAFSARAANHAAEELKKGNI from the coding sequence ATGAGTAAATTTTATTATAACGAAGAACAGGAATCGTACGATGCGATTGTTGTTGGAACTGGGATTAGCGGTGGTTGGGCTGCTAAAGAGCTATGTGAAAATGGTTTAAAAACATTGGTTCTTGAAAGGGGTAGAATGGTCAAGCATATTGAAGACTATGAGACCGCTAATAAAGACCCTTGGGATTTTCCGAATGGCGGCGTGGCTACCAAGGAAATTATTGAACAGCAACCCAAGCAGAACAGAACAGGCTATACTACAAGTCAGGCAAGCCATATGTGGTTCGTAAATGACTTGGAACATCCCTATAATGAAACCAAGCGATTTGATTGGATGCGTGGTTATCATGTTGGCGGTAGATCCCTCCAGTGGGGGCGACATAGTTATCGCTGGAGTGACATAGACTTCGAAGCCAACAAAAGGGACGGTATTGCTGTGGATTGGCCCGTGCGATACAAGGATATTGCCCCTTGGTACTCCAAAGTAGAAAATTTTATAGGGGTTAGTGGCGAAGCATTAAACTTGCCCCAGCTTCCGGATAGTGACTTTCTTCCAATGATGGAGTTAAACTGTGTGGAACAGCATGTTAGGGAAAAGGTAGCAGAAAATTTTGGAGGCCGTGTAATAACCGCCGGAAGGGTGGCCCATATTACGGGTGACAAAAAATTTGACGGCAGAACAAAATGTCAGTTCAGGAATAGATGTATAAGAGGATGTCCATTTGGTGGATACTTTAGTAGTCTATCCTCTACACTGCCCGCTGCGGAGGCAACAGGGAATATGACCTTAAGACCGGATTCCATCGTTCACGAGATTATGTATGACCCAGATACCAAAAGAGCCACAGGAGTAAAGGTAATAGATAGAGTTACCAAAGAGGCCTATGAATTTAAGTCAAAGGTGATATTCCTTTGTGCATCTGCCATCGCCTCCACCTCTATATTGATGCAATCAAAATCGGATAGATTCCCTAATGGTATGGGTAACGATTCCGACCAATTGGGCCGTAACATCATGGACCATCATCTTGGTGTAGGTGCTACTGGAAAATTTGACGGCTTTGAAGACAAATATTATAAAGGAAGAAAACCTAACGGTGTCTATATTCCAAGATTTAGAAACTTGGGGGGTGATTCAGACAGAAAAGATTACATACGTGGTTTTGGATATCAAGGAGGAGCGAGCCGAGGAAATTGGGAAGATATTGTGTCCGAGTTGTCACACGGAAAAAGCTTGAAAGAAGCTATTACAAAGCCAGGAGGATGGACTTTTGGAATTGGAGGATTTGGAGAAATCCTACCTTATGAGGAAAATAGGTTTACCTTGGATTATGACAAAAAGGATCAATGGGGACTACCTACGGTGACCTTTGATGCGGAATTTCAGGAAAATGAATACAATATGCGTAAAGACATGCAGGAATCCGCAGTCGAGATGTTGGAAAAATCAGGTCTGCGCGATGTTAAAGGACATGATAATAAGGATTCCCAAGCCATCGGCCTTGGTATTCATGAAATGGGAACAGCAAGAATGGGTCGCGATAGAAAAACCTCTGTTTTAAATGGAAACAATGCTCTCCATGATGTACCCAACGTATATGTAACGGACGGATCTTTTATGACTTCCGCAAATTGTGTAAACCCTTCATTGACATACATGGCATTTTCAGCGAGAGCCGCTAACCATGCCGCAGAGGAACTTAAAAAAGGAAATATATGA
- a CDS encoding gluconate 2-dehydrogenase subunit 3 family protein — protein sequence MMDRRKALKNMGLAMGYTIATPTLISIMQSCKGETVATWTPEFLTPAEGGVLTKLVDVILPKTETPSASEVQVDIFIDKFANDVMKKEEQDFFRMAMGKFTDKALMDSGKSDVEDLTVEDLEPVLAAALKNTKEDEAEMFESITSYTEAVAEGKEATLDDGTSRFAFANNLRGLTIWGYKTSEYVGEEVLAYLPVPGEYIACADTQELTEGKAWSL from the coding sequence ATGATGGATAGAAGAAAAGCACTTAAAAATATGGGACTTGCAATGGGATATACCATTGCCACTCCAACATTAATAAGTATAATGCAAAGCTGTAAGGGGGAAACTGTGGCCACTTGGACACCAGAATTTTTAACCCCAGCAGAAGGAGGTGTACTTACAAAATTAGTAGATGTGATTCTTCCCAAAACAGAAACGCCATCTGCATCCGAAGTTCAGGTAGATATCTTTATAGATAAGTTCGCCAATGACGTTATGAAAAAGGAGGAGCAAGACTTTTTCAGGATGGCCATGGGTAAATTTACGGATAAGGCTTTAATGGATTCTGGCAAAAGTGATGTGGAGGACCTAACAGTAGAGGACTTAGAACCTGTCCTGGCAGCTGCACTTAAAAACACCAAGGAAGACGAGGCTGAAATGTTTGAATCAATTACATCATATACTGAAGCCGTAGCTGAAGGAAAAGAAGCAACCTTGGATGATGGAACCAGTAGATTTGCATTTGCGAACAACCTTCGCGGTTTGACCATTTGGGGTTATAAGACTTCAGAATATGTAGGTGAGGAAGTATTGGCCTATCTACCGGTACCTGGTGAGTATATCGCTTGTGCGGACACCCAGGAGTTGACGGAAGGCAAAGCATGGTCCCTATAA
- a CDS encoding LytR/AlgR family response regulator transcription factor produces the protein MLEAVIVDDEIKALQSLTWELTNFSEEINVTASFTNPFEALEYLGKNTPDCLFLDIEMPTMDGFQFIQKLTNKNFPVVITTAYNQYAIKALKNEAIDYLLKPIDSDDLEDTISKIKKFNAKNFSAERLEQILLNFNSRSVNKRITLNTDGKLLFLESDEILYAESDGNYSTIFLVDGQKIVLTKKLKEVNQLLPEDCFFRIHNSYIINLNKIKEFLKTDGYVVLKSNHKIPVSRQKKSDFLDLL, from the coding sequence ATGTTAGAAGCAGTTATCGTAGATGATGAAATAAAGGCCCTCCAAAGTCTTACTTGGGAACTCACAAATTTCAGCGAAGAAATTAATGTGACAGCTTCCTTTACAAATCCTTTTGAAGCTTTGGAATATTTAGGGAAAAATACGCCGGACTGCCTTTTTTTGGATATTGAAATGCCAACCATGGACGGATTTCAATTCATTCAAAAATTAACGAACAAAAACTTCCCGGTCGTAATCACCACTGCCTATAACCAATACGCCATTAAAGCCCTAAAGAACGAGGCCATAGACTATTTATTGAAGCCTATTGATTCAGATGATTTGGAAGACACCATTTCTAAAATCAAAAAATTCAATGCAAAGAACTTTTCCGCAGAAAGACTGGAGCAGATACTTCTCAATTTTAATTCTAGATCTGTTAACAAACGAATTACATTGAATACGGACGGCAAATTACTTTTTTTAGAAAGTGATGAAATTTTATATGCCGAATCCGATGGAAATTATAGTACCATATTCTTGGTCGATGGTCAAAAAATCGTCCTTACCAAAAAATTAAAGGAGGTCAACCAATTACTGCCCGAGGACTGCTTCTTTAGAATACACAATTCATACATTATCAACCTGAACAAGATTAAGGAATTCCTTAAAACCGATGGATACGTAGTCCTAAAATCCAATCATAAGATTCCCGTTTCCAGACAAAAGAAATCGGATTTTTTGGATTTATTATAA
- a CDS encoding hydroxypyruvate isomerase family protein — protein MKRRNFLKNTALSSGVISLGGAFSYASSNNNRAKAFHNFNLKYAPHSGMFKHHAGEDLIDQINFMADQGFTAFEDNGLMNRDISMQNKIGETLAKRGMTMGVFVVDKGGNMANTLAAGKPEYIDIFLDGCKRSVEVAKRVNAKWMTVVPGGFERSLPIGVQDGNVIEALKRGAEILEPHGLVMVLEPLSDSPDLYLQNSDQTYMICKAVDSPSCKILFDIYHMQKTEGNLIHNMGLTWDEIAYIQIGDNPGRNEPTTGEINYKNVFKFIYDKGFEGVLGMEHGNSSPGKDGETAVIEAYKKTDQFL, from the coding sequence ATGAAAAGAAGAAACTTTTTAAAAAATACGGCCCTTTCCAGCGGAGTTATTTCGTTGGGAGGGGCTTTTTCGTATGCCTCATCTAATAATAATCGGGCAAAAGCATTTCACAACTTTAACCTCAAATACGCCCCGCACTCCGGCATGTTTAAGCATCATGCAGGGGAAGACCTAATTGACCAAATAAATTTCATGGCCGACCAAGGATTTACGGCGTTTGAGGACAATGGCCTCATGAACCGTGATATTTCCATGCAAAATAAAATTGGCGAAACCCTTGCCAAACGTGGTATGACCATGGGTGTTTTTGTTGTGGACAAAGGTGGAAATATGGCCAATACGTTGGCCGCAGGAAAGCCGGAATATATAGACATCTTTTTAGATGGGTGTAAAAGGTCGGTAGAAGTGGCCAAACGCGTCAATGCCAAATGGATGACCGTTGTTCCTGGAGGTTTTGAAAGAAGCTTGCCGATAGGAGTGCAAGATGGCAATGTTATAGAAGCCCTTAAACGAGGTGCCGAAATATTGGAGCCACATGGACTTGTGATGGTTTTGGAACCCTTATCCGATTCTCCAGACTTATATTTACAGAATTCAGATCAGACCTATATGATCTGTAAGGCCGTGGACAGTCCTTCCTGCAAAATCCTCTTTGATATCTATCATATGCAAAAAACAGAAGGGAACTTAATTCATAATATGGGGCTTACTTGGGATGAAATCGCCTACATACAGATTGGGGATAACCCAGGAAGAAACGAACCTACGACCGGTGAGATAAATTATAAAAATGTTTTTAAGTTTATCTATGACAAAGGTTTTGAAGGTGTGTTGGGCATGGAACATGGAAATTCTAGTCCAGGTAAAGACGGCGAAACAGCTGTTATAGAAGCTTACAAAAAAACGGACCAATTTCTATAA
- a CDS encoding nucleoside permease, giving the protein MNLGVRMQLCLMMFLEFFIWGGWFVTLGTFLGNNINATDGEIALAFSTQSWGAIIAPFVIGLIADRYFNAERILGVLHLIGAGLLFLMYKTTSFDLFYPYVLGYMILYMPTLALVNSVSFNQMTDPAKEFSLVRVFGTLGWIIAGVLISYLFRWDSSSGITQGLLKNTFIMTSIASIFLGFFSFTLPKTPPKAKGNNEKLTLRDILGLDALGLFKDRNFLIFFISSILICIPLAFYYQNANPFLVEVGMESPTGKMTLGQLSEILFLLLLPYFFSRFGFKKTIMVAMLAWFVRYLLFAYGDVGDLEFMLLIGIALHGICYDFFFVSGQIYTDSKAGPKYKSSAQGLITLATYGVGMLIGFWIAGKISNNYLLSDGMHIWDSIWLYPAGFALVVSILFALLFKSEKIDYQS; this is encoded by the coding sequence ATGAACTTGGGAGTTAGAATGCAGCTTTGTTTGATGATGTTCCTTGAATTCTTTATATGGGGAGGCTGGTTCGTTACCCTTGGTACTTTTCTAGGAAACAATATTAACGCAACGGATGGGGAAATTGCGTTGGCGTTCTCCACACAATCCTGGGGTGCAATCATTGCCCCTTTTGTAATAGGATTGATTGCCGATAGGTATTTTAATGCCGAACGAATTTTGGGTGTACTTCATTTAATCGGGGCGGGCCTTTTGTTTTTAATGTACAAGACTACTTCCTTCGATCTTTTTTACCCTTATGTCCTGGGATATATGATTTTGTATATGCCTACTCTGGCCTTGGTCAATTCCGTTTCTTTTAACCAAATGACCGATCCTGCAAAAGAGTTCTCTTTGGTAAGGGTCTTTGGAACCCTGGGATGGATTATTGCCGGTGTATTGATCAGTTACCTTTTTAGATGGGACTCCAGTTCCGGAATTACGCAGGGATTGTTGAAAAACACTTTTATAATGACCTCCATCGCATCCATATTTCTGGGTTTTTTCAGTTTTACCCTGCCTAAAACACCACCAAAGGCCAAAGGGAATAATGAAAAGTTGACCTTAAGGGATATTCTGGGGCTGGATGCCCTGGGCCTTTTCAAGGACCGAAATTTTTTGATCTTTTTTATATCCTCCATTCTCATTTGTATTCCATTGGCTTTCTATTATCAAAATGCAAATCCTTTTTTAGTGGAGGTGGGCATGGAGAGTCCTACGGGAAAAATGACCCTAGGTCAGCTTTCTGAAATTCTATTTCTGTTGTTGCTGCCCTATTTCTTTTCCCGGTTCGGGTTTAAAAAAACCATAATGGTGGCTATGCTGGCCTGGTTCGTCCGTTATCTCCTTTTTGCCTATGGGGACGTTGGTGATTTGGAATTTATGCTGCTCATTGGAATTGCCTTGCATGGAATATGTTACGATTTCTTTTTCGTTTCAGGACAAATATATACCGATAGCAAAGCCGGACCCAAATACAAAAGCTCTGCACAAGGGTTGATTACCCTGGCTACTTATGGGGTGGGAATGTTAATAGGGTTTTGGATAGCCGGTAAAATATCCAATAACTATTTGCTAAGTGACGGAATGCATATTTGGGATTCAATTTGGCTTTATCCCGCAGGATTTGCCTTAGTTGTGTCGATTTTATTCGCTCTTTTGTTTAAATCAGAGAAAATCGACTACCAATCTTAG